TACATCAGAATGGTGATGTCACAGGCGGTGGCGGAATGGCTGGAATTATTGGTCATTCGTcgcaacatcatcatcatcagggCCTCACATCCCCACAAACGTTGCAACAGCTGACGGGCAGTCCAGGACGTGCACGCGATCGGAATCTGTTTCATTCGCCGCCCACTGCTTCGGTTGCCTTGGCACTGCCTGCACTGCGAGGTTGCTAtctctccagctccagctaaTTCCAAACCAATGGCCATGCGGCACGCAGATAAAGTGATAGAAGCACCTACCACATCTACCTGGTCGACATGGCCATTCGGTTTGGTGGCCCATAGAATTTGATCCTTTATCTGATCTTCATTGAATTTTTGATACATTTTGAGTTTCGCCTTGCCTTACTTTTTGTTGATCGATTTGCTGTTGATTTCTTTGACGTTTTTCGTAGGATTATAATATTTTTCATTATTATTCAATGTGTAGATAGAGCAGCATATATAACAAAAACGTAAAATATTTTGATAAATTTTATTGTGGATTTCGCAGAGACGGCCGCCAGTGAACGGGAAGAGCTTTTCATCCAAAAGATACGACAATGTTGCACGCTTTTCGATTTCTCCGAGCCGCTGAGCGACCTCAAATTCAAGGAGGTGAAGCGTGCggctctgcacgagatggtcGATTTTCTCACAAACCAAAATGGCATCATTACCGAAATTATCTATCCGGAGGCGATCAATATGGTTAGTATTTAGGATACCATACCAAACTCTATCCTCTccataataaatatatttttgtgtAGTTTTCTGTGAATCTATTccggacgctgccgccatcatCAAATCCGAATGGTGCCGAATTTGATCCCGAAGAGGATGAGCCCACGCTCGAGTCGTCTTGGCCACACCTTCAATTGGTATACGAGCTGTTTTTGCGTTTCTTAGAGTCACCGGATTTCCAACCAAATATTGCTAAGCGTTATATTGATCATCAATTTGTATTACAATTATTGGATTTATTCGATTCGGAGGATCCACGTGAACGTGATTTCCTAAAGACTGTTTTACATCGCATCTATGGAAAATTCTTGGGTTTGAGAGCATTTATTAGAAAGCAGATCAACAATGTCTTTTACAGGTGATTCGCCCCCCGTATATCCGATCCTATCCCAATCCTCTCTAAACCATtgtcttttttgttttatttagaTTTATTTATGAGACGGAACATCATAATGGCATAGCCGAATTATTGGAGATATTGGGCAGCATTATCAATGGTTTTGCTCTACCGCTCAAAGAGGAGCATAAACAATTTTTACTTAAGGTATTGCTGCCATTGCACAAAGCCAAGAGCCTCTCGGTCTATCATCCACAGTTGACCTACTGTGTGGTGCAGTTCCTCGAGAAGGATCCCAGTTTGTCCGAGGCGGTCATCAAGTGAGTGTTGAGCCCAACTTCCGCACAACATGCCGTGAGCATGAGATGTAAAACACattaaaattgatttattgTCCCCATCCCATGCAGAAGTTTGCTTAAGTTCTGGCCGAAGACGCACAGTCCCAAGGAGGTGATGTTCTTGAATGAGGTGGAAGAGCTGCTGGATGTGATCGAGCCGGCCGAGTTCCAGAAGGTGATGGTGCCGCTGTTTCGTCAGATAGCCAAGTGTGTCTCCTCGCCGCACTTTCAGGTGGCCGAACGGGCGTTGTATTATTGGAACAACGAGTACATTATGTCCCTAATAGCGGACAATTCGGCGGTTATACTGCCAATAATGTTCCCAGCGTTGAATCGCAACTCCAAGACGCACTGGAACAAGACCATACACGGTCTCATTTACAATGCGCTCAAGCTGTTCATGGAGATGGATCAGCGGTTGTTCGACGAGTGCAGCAAGAACTACAAGCAAGATAAGCAGATGTACGGACAGCACACTACTACACCTCCTAATATTGTATATCTAATCATATGATTGTTGTTGTCTTTCGACAGGGAGCGGGAGAAGCTGTCGCACCGGGAGGAGCTTTGGCAGCAGGTGGAGAGCCTGGCCAGGACCAAACCAGGGTGGTCCAGGTCGAGCTATTTCAATAACAGCcgcctgcagcagcagcagcagcagcagcagctaaccGATAGTCAAAATCTGTACGATCAATACAATGAGAATGATCTAACGTACGATCAGCTACCGCAGCAGTCGCGccagccaccgccgccgctACCACCACAGAAACAGTCGTCGCTGCAGGAGCCCCGAGAGGTGAGACAGGCACTTGCCACACTAACCACACTAAACAACTACTAATCCCGCCAATGTGTGATCTGATCCATGGCGTCTGCTGTGAGCTGTGCCCAGCGAACACCTACTCTAATTTAACTCTAATTCTAATCGAACGAATGTCTGTTAAAATTAATCACACTCATGTCATttaaacaacaaacaaacaaaaaaaaaacaaaatacatattTGTATATCTTTAACTTTtgtctatttatttattatctCTTATTGGTTCTCTCACTGTCTTTAAACTCGAATTCATAAGCACAACAAATACTCTTCTCACTctcctctctcgctctgtctatACGGCTTTAATTCTGAGCAAACATATGTACGCACAGTGGTTCAGAAACTCATCGAAATTGGGCGGgaaaaatatacataaatatttagCGAAGTGTAGTTCCATATTCAAACCAACATTTGTATAAATATCAAGCATTCAAATACTTCTGAACTGAAATGGAAACCATTTTAATATTCAACTACCATACCGGATTGAACCACTGTGCCTACGCTCTAACACACTAGAAACACAACCATacacacccccacccccacccacacGATCTCGAATTGGACTTTGTAACATATGAAACCGAAAAGAGGAGTTTTCATCAGTTAGTGGGTGTACATTTCGTAGTTGTGTTGTTCCATCTGTAAGGGGGGCACCAAAAGCCAAAAACTTCTTCTACGCACTTCCTATATCGTTAACGTAACGTAACTCACTCGTAACGTCACACCAGTCACCATGTAACGTCACTTGTCCGTGTTGCGAAACACGTATGCTGTACCTGTTGTAGCGGGCActttacatatattttggcCTACCCCACTTCCGTTACTCACAGATACGCGGCGAACGGAACAAGGAGAAGCCATTGCTGAGGCGAAAATCCGATCTGCCCACGGACAGCGGCACTGTGCGAGCCCTAATCGAGCACAAGCGACAAGATGAGTTCTTAACAACGCCGCCGCCAGACGGAAGCAATTACtgagaaaacagaaacagatacagaacaaacaaatacaaatccCCTGGTCAAGAACACAACCAAAATCCACCACGAACAACAAATCTCAAAAAAACGCTGGCGTTGCACAAAGTTTTGAAGCAAAGCTTGAGGCTTTCGAGATGAACCCAAACAAGGTCCACGATCCACAAACACaatacacaaacacacacacacacacacacacacacgtacaaaGGCACAAAACGaggaaaagaaaaggaaatccTTTTTTGGGGCTTAGTGCGAGGGCGCGTGGACAAGATTAAATACATAATTTCTTtatataaatacaatataaaaTACTTATCTATAATGAAAAATGCATAGTACCAATAAAGATCAGACAAATCCCAGAATATTTGATTGCGAATGATACAAATATGATTTCGAGCATGCCCGAAGGGAAGAAATGATTACTAGTTCTATACTGTTTTATTTTGCATGaatttgctgttgttgttgttgctgtttgccTAGTGTTTAACAAACGGAACATATGCAATAATATTAGAATCCAATTTGTGCTCTTACCATTTCAGTGAAAACGtgaaacaaaaaaacgaaaactaAGCAAAaaacatatatataaatgtaCAGTTGAATTGAATTGTCGTAAATTAAGGCGTAGCTGTGTTTACCACCATGATTGAGCATCTACTGCATATTTCGACCTACATATAGCTACATATGTAGCCATAATACCATACCACACAAAccatatacaaatatatacatacatacatatatctttaACTACAATGCATACATGGCGCATATAGCTCTGCTCTCTCCACAGCTAAAGTTTATAATATACGCGATTTATATGAGTAGCCTAGCAATTAGCAGCTTACCTatccatacatacatgtacgataaacacacacacctaAAACAATGAAAGCCTAAAAAGAATGATGcgttacatacatacatcatatatgtatatgtatgtaaatgaGTGTATTTTTGTATgtattacatatatatatatatatatatatatatatatagatgtttaaatatacatatgtggggGTACGGGTATCCATAATCGTATTCCTATTGATCCCAGGAATGCCCAGAGATTTGGTGTAGTTTCTTTTTTGGGGGGAGGTATTTACTGTGACACCGCCGGATGCTCGGAGCAGGAGTGTAGAAAAGGAGGATCGGGAGAGCTGCCACCCAAAGATTGTGCCAATTT
This region of Drosophila miranda strain MSH22 chromosome 2, D.miranda_PacBio2.1, whole genome shotgun sequence genomic DNA includes:
- the LOC108155797 gene encoding serine/threonine-protein phosphatase 2A 56 kDa regulatory subunit delta isoform isoform X2; translation: MVFGAMLLTGNLNRPKQKQQQQSQQQQQQQQQEESSQSVSASSSSKEQPQQKQQDQPPAAGYYALGIRLPKSPSFHSGLDQLADDEEEDQQSLESSAQGSSKFKFSSVEELKAKFEGRKMPLSPPEAAAVVVTTTTSSSPSSSSTSSNSSASALSSLSQAASSSLASAAANSSASCSSSAATYGGGANSAAAALIASSPFGSQSSTSSLSLSSNAGMSKNTAPATATTAAAAAGSTASGGNSLVSTLAQHFSAATSAAAAAAATAAASAASSASSSSASSSATNNAGGSIAASKVCSAPLLHTHTHIHTYSAHPHRYIQNLIHKTKNVKKKSIYSHFIATSSTSKSPVSAAAAIKNILNATKSVGNSAAAAAAAAASSTLPSAAAEGQEVPLPPAEELRPTVAQNLVGGISISLGIGQRNGSGTAPATVTATVTATATATTTSTSAVVILPTTTLGIHQNGDVTGGGGMAGIIGHSSQHHHHQGLTSPQTLQQLTGSPGRARDRNLFHSPPTASVALALPALRETAASEREELFIQKIRQCCTLFDFSEPLSDLKFKEVKRAALHEMVDFLTNQNGIITEIIYPEAINMFSVNLFRTLPPSSNPNGAEFDPEEDEPTLESSWPHLQLVYELFLRFLESPDFQPNIAKRYIDHQFVLQLLDLFDSEDPRERDFLKTVLHRIYGKFLGLRAFIRKQINNVFYRFIYETEHHNGIAELLEILGSIINGFALPLKEEHKQFLLKVLLPLHKAKSLSVYHPQLTYCVVQFLEKDPSLSEAVINLLKFWPKTHSPKEVMFLNEVEELLDVIEPAEFQKVMVPLFRQIAKCVSSPHFQVAERALYYWNNEYIMSLIADNSAVILPIMFPALNRNSKTHWNKTIHGLIYNALKLFMEMDQRLFDECSKNYKQDKQMEREKLSHREELWQQVESLARTKPGWSRSSYFNNSRLQQQQQQQQLTDSQNLYDQYNENDLTYDQLPQQSRQPPPPLPPQKQSSLQEPREIRGERNKEKPLLRRKSDLPTDSGTVRALIEHKRQDEFLTTPPPDGSNY
- the LOC108155797 gene encoding serine/threonine-protein phosphatase 2A 56 kDa regulatory subunit delta isoform isoform X1 — encoded protein: MVFGAMLLTGNLNRPKQKQQQQSQQQQQQQQQEESSQSVSASSSSKEQPQQKQQDQPPAAGYYALGIRLPKSPSFHSGLDQLADDEEEDQQSLESSAQGSSKFKFSSVEELKAKFEGRKMPLSPPEAAAVVVTTTTSSSPSSSSTSSNSSASALSSLSQAASSSLASAAANSSASCSSSAATYGGGANSAAAALIASSPFGSQSSTSSLSLSSNAGMSKNTAPATATTAAAAAGSTASGGNSLVSTLAQHFSAATSAAAAAAATAAASAASSASSSSASSSATNNAGGSIAASKVCSAPLLHTHTHIHTYSAHPHRYIQNLIHKTKNVKKKSIYSHFIATSSTSKSPVSAAAAIKNILNATKSVGNSAAAAAAAAASSTLPSAAAEGQEVPLPPAEELRPTVAQNLVGGISISLGIGQRNGSGTAPATVTATVTATATATTTSTSAVVILPTTTLGIHQNGDVTGGGGMAGIIGHSSQHHHHQGLTSPQTLQQLTGSPGRARDRNLFHSPPTASVALALPALRETAASEREELFIQKIRQCCTLFDFSEPLSDLKFKEVKRAALHEMVDFLTNQNGIITEIIYPEAINMFSVNLFRTLPPSSNPNGAEFDPEEDEPTLESSWPHLQLVYELFLRFLESPDFQPNIAKRYIDHQFVLQLLDLFDSEDPRERDFLKTVLHRIYGKFLGLRAFIRKQINNVFYRFIYETEHHNGIAELLEILGSIINGFALPLKEEHKQFLLKVLLPLHKAKSLSVYHPQLTYCVVQFLEKDPSLSEAVIKSLLKFWPKTHSPKEVMFLNEVEELLDVIEPAEFQKVMVPLFRQIAKCVSSPHFQVAERALYYWNNEYIMSLIADNSAVILPIMFPALNRNSKTHWNKTIHGLIYNALKLFMEMDQRLFDECSKNYKQDKQMEREKLSHREELWQQVESLARTKPGWSRSSYFNNSRLQQQQQQQQLTDSQNLYDQYNENDLTYDQLPQQSRQPPPPLPPQKQSSLQEPREIRGERNKEKPLLRRKSDLPTDSGTVRALIEHKRQDEFLTTPPPDGSNY
- the LOC108155797 gene encoding serine/threonine-protein phosphatase 2A 56 kDa regulatory subunit delta isoform isoform X5; this translates as MVFGAMLLTGNLNRPKQKQQQQSQQQQQQQQQEESSQSVSASSSSKEQPQQKQQDQPPAAGYYALGIRLPKSPSFHSGLDQLADDEEEDQQSLESSAQGSSKFKFSSVEELKAKFEGRKMPLSPPEAAAVVVTTTTSSSPSSSSTSSNSSASALSSLSQAASSSLASAAANSSASCSSSAATYGGGANSAAAALIASSPFGSQSSTSSLSLSSNAGMSKNTAPATATTAAAAAGSTASGGNSLVSTLAQHFSAATSAAAAAAATAAASAASSASSSSASSSATNNAGGSIAASKVCSAPLLHTHTHIHTYSAHPHRYIQNLIHKTKNVKKKSIYSHFIATSSTSKSPVSAAAAIKNILNATKSVGNSAAAAAAAAASSTLPSAAAEGQEVPLPPAEELRPTVAQNLVGGISISLGIGQRNGSGTAPATVTATVTATATATTTSTSAVVILPTTTLGIHQNGDVTGGGGMAGIIGHSSQHHHHQGLTSPQTLQQLTGSPGRARDRNLFHSPPTASVALALPALRETAASEREELFIQKIRQCCTLFDFSEPLSDLKFKEVKRAALHEMVDFLTNQNGIITEIIYPEAINMFSVNLFRTLPPSSNPNGAEFDPEEDEPTLESSWPHLQLVYELFLRFLESPDFQPNIAKRYIDHQFVLQLLDLFDSEDPRERDFLKTVLHRIYGKFLGLRAFIRKQINNVFYRFIYETEHHNGIAELLEILGSIINGFALPLKEEHKQFLLKVLLPLHKAKSLSVYHPQLTYCVVQFLEKDPSLSEAVIKSLLKFWPKTHSPKEVMFLNEVEELLDVIEPAEFQKVMVPLFRQIAKCVSSPHFQVAERALYYWNNEYIMSLIADNSAVILPIMFPALNRNSKTHWNKTIHGLIYNALKLFMEMDQRLFDECSKNYKQDKQMEREKLSHREELWQQVESLARTKPGWSRSSYFNNSRLQQQQQQQQLTDSQNLYDQYNENDLTYDQLPQQSRQPPPPLPPQKQSSLQEPRE
- the LOC108155797 gene encoding serine/threonine-protein phosphatase 2A 56 kDa regulatory subunit delta isoform isoform X4, which gives rise to MVFGAMLLTGNLNRPKQKQQQQSQQQQQQQQQEESSQSVSASSSSKEQPQQKQQDQPPAAGYYALGIRLPKSPSFHSGLDQLADDEEEDQQSLESSAQGSSKFKFSSVEELKAKFEGRKMPLSPPEAAAVVVTTTTSSSPSSSSTSSNSSASALSSLSQAASSSLASAAANSSASCSSSAATYGGGANSAAAALIASSPFGSQSSTSSLSLSSNAGMSKNTAPATATTAAAAAGSTASGGNSLVSTLAQHFSAATSAAAAAAATAAASAASSASSSSASSSATNNAGGSIAASKVCSAPLLHTHTHIHTYSAHPHRYIQNLIHKTKNVKKKSIYSHFIATSSTSKSPVSAAAAIKNILNATKSVGNSAAAAAAAAASSTLPSAAAEGQEVPLPPAEELRPTVAQNLVGGISISLGIGQRNGSGTAPATVTATVTATATATTTSTSAVVILPTTTLGIHQNGDVTGGGGMAGIIGHSSQHHHHQGLTSPQTLQQLTGSPGRARDRNLFHSPPTASVALALPALRETAASEREELFIQKIRQCCTLFDFSEPLSDLKFKEVKRAALHEMVDFLTNQNGIITEIIYPEAINMFSVNLFRTLPPSSNPNGAEFDPEEDEPTLESSWPHLQLVYELFLRFLESPDFQPNIAKRYIDHQFVLQLLDLFDSEDPRERDFLKTVLHRIYGKFLGLRAFIRKQINNVFYRFIYETEHHNGIAELLEILGSIINGFALPLKEEHKQFLLKVLLPLHKAKSLSVYHPQLTYCVVQFLEKDPSLSEAVIKSLLKFWPKTHSPKEVMFLNEVEELLDVIEPAEFQKVMVPLFRQIAKCVSSPHFQVAERALYYWNNEYIMSLIADNSAVILPIMFPALNRNSKTHWNKTIHGLIYNALKLFMEMDQRLFDECSKNYKQDKQMEREKLSHREELWQQVESLARTKPGWSRSSYFNNSRLQQQQQQQQLTDSQNLYDQYNENDLTYDQLPQQSRQPPPPLPPQKQSSLQEPREVRQALATLTTLNNY
- the LOC108155797 gene encoding serine/threonine-protein phosphatase 2A 56 kDa regulatory subunit gamma isoform isoform X6, with the protein product MVFGAMLLTGNLNRPKQKQQQQSQQQQQQQQQEESSQSVSASSSSKEQPQQKQQDQPPAAGYYALGIRLPKSPSFHSGLDQLADDEEEDQQSLESSAQGSSKFKFSSVEELKAKFEGRKMPLSPPEAAAVVVTTTTSSSPSSSSTSSNSSASALSSLSQAASSSLASAAANSSASCSSSAATYGGGANSAAAALIASSPFGSQSSTSSLSLSSNAGMSKNTAPATATTAAAAAGSTASGGNSLVSTLAQHFSAATSAAAAAAATAAASAASSASSSSASSSATNNAGGSIAASKSPVSAAAAIKNILNATKSVGNSAAAAAAAAASSTLPSAAAEGQEVPLPPAEELRPTVAQNLVGGISISLGIGQRNGSGTAPATVTATVTATATATTTSTSAVVILPTTTLGIHQNGDVTGGGGMAGIIGHSSQHHHHQGLTSPQTLQQLTGSPGRARDRNLFHSPPTASVALALPALRETAASEREELFIQKIRQCCTLFDFSEPLSDLKFKEVKRAALHEMVDFLTNQNGIITEIIYPEAINMFSVNLFRTLPPSSNPNGAEFDPEEDEPTLESSWPHLQLVYELFLRFLESPDFQPNIAKRYIDHQFVLQLLDLFDSEDPRERDFLKTVLHRIYGKFLGLRAFIRKQINNVFYRFIYETEHHNGIAELLEILGSIINGFALPLKEEHKQFLLKVLLPLHKAKSLSVYHPQLTYCVVQFLEKDPSLSEAVIKSLLKFWPKTHSPKEVMFLNEVEELLDVIEPAEFQKVMVPLFRQIAKCVSSPHFQVAERALYYWNNEYIMSLIADNSAVILPIMFPALNRNSKTHWNKTIHGLIYNALKLFMEMDQRLFDECSKNYKQDKQMEREKLSHREELWQQVESLARTKPGWSRSSYFNNSRLQQQQQQQQLTDSQNLYDQYNENDLTYDQLPQQSRQPPPPLPPQKQSSLQEPREIRGERNKEKPLLRRKSDLPTDSGTVRALIEHKRQDEFLTTPPPDGSNY
- the LOC108155797 gene encoding serine/threonine-protein phosphatase 2A 56 kDa regulatory subunit gamma isoform isoform X8 gives rise to the protein MDNEALETTTTTAAAASSAATTSEAAAATIAAAAAASSAESSAATPKVTNNNNNSSSGGVVGVGVSADSSGSIVKATSATNGIKENNSNFSTTATIATPTETTTAAAAPTPAATTTTTTTSAIPLVVTSGGVPISSEAARLRRQGFAKTKANKDRDSTPPRDAPPPTQITKGLNLTTGTPLVRKEKRQGSSRYNVSKNCELTPLSYLNEKTAASEREELFIQKIRQCCTLFDFSEPLSDLKFKEVKRAALHEMVDFLTNQNGIITEIIYPEAINMFSVNLFRTLPPSSNPNGAEFDPEEDEPTLESSWPHLQLVYELFLRFLESPDFQPNIAKRYIDHQFVLQLLDLFDSEDPRERDFLKTVLHRIYGKFLGLRAFIRKQINNVFYRFIYETEHHNGIAELLEILGSIINGFALPLKEEHKQFLLKVLLPLHKAKSLSVYHPQLTYCVVQFLEKDPSLSEAVIKSLLKFWPKTHSPKEVMFLNEVEELLDVIEPAEFQKVMVPLFRQIAKCVSSPHFQVAERALYYWNNEYIMSLIADNSAVILPIMFPALNRNSKTHWNKTIHGLIYNALKLFMEMDQRLFDECSKNYKQDKQMEREKLSHREELWQQVESLARTKPGWSRSSYFNNSRLQQQQQQQQLTDSQNLYDQYNENDLTYDQLPQQSRQPPPPLPPQKQSSLQEPREIRGERNKEKPLLRRKSDLPTDSGTVRALIEHKRQDEFLTTPPPDGSNY
- the LOC108155797 gene encoding serine/threonine-protein phosphatase 2A 56 kDa regulatory subunit gamma isoform isoform X9, encoding MDNEALETTTTTAAAASSAATTSEAAAATIAAAAAASSAESSAATPKVTNNNNNSSSGGVVGVGVSADSSGSIVKATSATNGIKENNSNFSTTATIATPTETTTAAAAPTPAATTTTTTTSAIPLVVTSGGVPISSEANKDRDSTPPRDAPPPTQITKGLNLTTGTPLVRKEKRQGSSRYNVSKNCELTPLSYLNEKTAASEREELFIQKIRQCCTLFDFSEPLSDLKFKEVKRAALHEMVDFLTNQNGIITEIIYPEAINMFSVNLFRTLPPSSNPNGAEFDPEEDEPTLESSWPHLQLVYELFLRFLESPDFQPNIAKRYIDHQFVLQLLDLFDSEDPRERDFLKTVLHRIYGKFLGLRAFIRKQINNVFYRFIYETEHHNGIAELLEILGSIINGFALPLKEEHKQFLLKVLLPLHKAKSLSVYHPQLTYCVVQFLEKDPSLSEAVIKSLLKFWPKTHSPKEVMFLNEVEELLDVIEPAEFQKVMVPLFRQIAKCVSSPHFQVAERALYYWNNEYIMSLIADNSAVILPIMFPALNRNSKTHWNKTIHGLIYNALKLFMEMDQRLFDECSKNYKQDKQMEREKLSHREELWQQVESLARTKPGWSRSSYFNNSRLQQQQQQQQLTDSQNLYDQYNENDLTYDQLPQQSRQPPPPLPPQKQSSLQEPREIRGERNKEKPLLRRKSDLPTDSGTVRALIEHKRQDEFLTTPPPDGSNY